One genomic region from Streptomyces sp. NBC_01304 encodes:
- a CDS encoding MFS transporter: MGADTVGATAEEGVAERRREQRGWYVYDWACSVYSTSVLTVFLGPYLTSVAKAAADADGFVHPLGIPVRAGSFFAYSVSASVILSIFVMPLAGALADRTGRKKPLLGTAAYVGAAATAGMFFLSGDRYLLGGLLLIVANASLAVSMVLYNSFLPQIAEPEERDAVSSRGWAFGYAAGALVLVLNLVLYSAHDSFGLSEAAAVRICLASAGVWWGAFTLVPLRRLRDRRVAAHEDAAPVGSGWRQLMTTLRDMRRHPLTLAFLLAYLVYNDGVQTVISQASIYGSEELGLEQTTLIVAVLLVQLLAVAGALGMGRLARVYGAKRTILGSLVAWTLTIGAGYFLPAGAPVWFFVLAAGIGIVLGGTQALSRSLFSHLVPQGKEAEYFSAYEMSDRGMSWLGPLIFGLTYQLTGSYRDAIVSLVVFFVLGFLLLARVPVRRAVQAAGNPVPDRI, from the coding sequence GTGGGCGCGGACACCGTGGGGGCGACGGCTGAGGAAGGCGTCGCCGAACGGCGGCGGGAGCAGCGGGGCTGGTACGTCTACGACTGGGCCTGCTCGGTCTATTCGACGAGCGTGCTCACGGTGTTCCTCGGGCCCTATCTGACGTCGGTCGCCAAGGCGGCCGCCGACGCCGACGGCTTCGTGCACCCCCTGGGCATCCCGGTCCGCGCAGGCTCCTTCTTCGCGTACTCCGTGTCGGCGTCCGTGATCCTGTCGATCTTCGTGATGCCGCTGGCGGGTGCGCTCGCGGACCGCACGGGCCGCAAGAAGCCGCTGCTCGGAACGGCCGCCTACGTGGGCGCCGCCGCGACGGCCGGGATGTTCTTCCTGAGCGGCGACCGCTATCTGCTCGGCGGATTGCTGCTGATCGTCGCCAATGCCTCGCTCGCGGTCTCGATGGTGCTCTACAACTCCTTCCTGCCACAGATCGCCGAACCCGAGGAGCGCGACGCCGTCTCCTCGCGGGGCTGGGCCTTCGGCTACGCGGCCGGCGCCCTGGTCCTCGTACTGAATCTGGTGCTCTATTCGGCCCATGACAGCTTCGGCCTGTCCGAGGCGGCGGCGGTACGCATCTGTCTCGCCTCGGCCGGCGTGTGGTGGGGCGCCTTCACCCTGGTGCCGCTGCGCCGTTTGCGGGACCGCCGAGTGGCCGCGCACGAGGACGCCGCTCCGGTCGGCAGCGGGTGGCGGCAACTGATGACGACCCTGCGGGACATGCGCCGGCATCCCCTCACGCTGGCGTTCCTGCTGGCCTACCTCGTCTACAACGACGGCGTACAGACGGTGATCTCGCAGGCTTCGATCTACGGCTCGGAGGAACTGGGCCTGGAGCAGACCACGCTCATCGTCGCGGTGCTCCTCGTGCAGCTGCTCGCCGTGGCCGGGGCGCTCGGCATGGGACGACTCGCCCGGGTGTACGGCGCCAAGCGCACAATTCTCGGCTCGCTCGTGGCATGGACGCTGACGATCGGCGCGGGTTACTTCCTGCCCGCCGGGGCACCCGTGTGGTTCTTCGTCCTGGCCGCCGGGATCGGCATCGTCCTCGGCGGCACGCAGGCGCTCTCGCGCTCGCTGTTCTCGCATCTGGTGCCGCAGGGCAAGGAGGCCGAGTACTTCTCGGCGTACGAGATGAGTGACCGGGGCATGAGCTGGCTGGGCCCGTTGATCTTCGGTCTCACGTACCAGCTGACCGGCAGTTACCGGGACGCGATCGTGTCGCTTGTGGTCTTCTTCGTCCTGGGATTCCTGCTCCTGGCACGGGTCCCGGTACGGCGAGCGGTGCAGGCCGCGGGCAATCCCGTGCCGGACCGGATTTAG
- the fxsA gene encoding FxsA family membrane protein, translating to MTTGTPPPNARPARRSRLRTFLPLGIAAWLVLEIWLLTVVASAAGGLTVFLLLLAGVVLGSVVIKRAGRRAFKTLSEQLQQAQSGVPPTAPERGTGNGLTMLGGLLLMLPGLISDALGLLCLLPPVRKVVGKYSQRTFERKLSTATPGSFENAFQQARIHRPDGKVVQGEVIREDATQPRQEPGPRPPLTP from the coding sequence ATGACGACCGGAACCCCGCCGCCGAACGCCCGCCCGGCCCGGCGCTCCCGCCTGCGTACGTTCCTGCCGCTCGGCATCGCCGCCTGGCTGGTGCTGGAGATCTGGCTGCTGACCGTGGTCGCCTCGGCCGCGGGCGGGCTGACCGTGTTCCTGCTGCTCCTCGCGGGCGTGGTGCTGGGCAGCGTGGTCATCAAGCGGGCCGGCCGCCGGGCCTTCAAGACCCTGAGCGAGCAGCTCCAGCAGGCACAGAGCGGCGTCCCGCCCACGGCCCCCGAGCGGGGCACCGGGAACGGGCTGACGATGCTCGGCGGTCTGCTCCTGATGCTGCCGGGCCTGATCTCCGACGCGCTCGGCCTGCTTTGCCTGCTGCCGCCGGTCCGCAAGGTGGTCGGGAAGTACTCGCAGCGCACCTTCGAGCGCAAGCTCAGCACAGCGACCCCGGGGAGCTTCGAGAACGCCTTCCAGCAGGCGCGCATCCACCGCCCGGACGGCAAGGTCGTCCAGGGCGAGGTCATCCGCGAGGACGCCACACAGCCCCGTCAGGAGCCGGGCCCGCGCCCGCCGCTGACGCCGTAA
- a CDS encoding ankyrin repeat domain-containing protein, whose product MTEAPDPEVVELATKIFDLARQGETEALAAYVDAGVPVDLTNDKGDTLVMLAAYHGHAAAVGALLERGADANRANDRGQTPLAGAVFKGEDAVIKALLAGGADPAAGTPSAVDTARMFQKAELLELFGAH is encoded by the coding sequence ATGACTGAAGCACCCGATCCGGAGGTCGTGGAGCTCGCCACGAAGATCTTCGATCTGGCGCGGCAGGGCGAGACCGAGGCGCTTGCCGCGTACGTCGACGCGGGCGTGCCGGTGGATCTCACCAACGACAAGGGCGACACGCTTGTCATGCTCGCCGCCTACCACGGCCATGCCGCGGCGGTCGGTGCCCTCCTGGAGCGCGGCGCGGACGCCAACCGCGCCAACGACCGGGGGCAGACCCCGCTCGCCGGTGCCGTCTTCAAGGGCGAGGACGCCGTGATCAAGGCCCTGCTCGCCGGTGGCGCCGACCCGGCCGCGGGAACGCCGTCGGCGGTGGACACGGCCCGGATGTTCCAGAAGGCCGAGCTCCTGGAGCTCTTCGGAGCCCACTGA
- a CDS encoding HEAT repeat domain-containing protein — MFDTVIAPSGTLLGLLQRGRGDGTLHALTAPRAEALAALNHCVLNDPRHDWQVENRSLYYARLYLDLHGGIEEIERHLFDAEDVLDTEESRTGLALAVLGHLAAYGRGDALALLRRYAATGSNWAWALDELALRDGDSGLRALAEPVLARFPRTPEGETELAAAVRDAFEPRPWRLWADDPREAVATRVRSAKEQGSFDQWQRQMRPTGPRPGWSVRAVFDWAEEAVERGAGMHVPAARCLAAVAGPRNRPEIIETARNGLDGARSTALRYLADTEDPDVLDLIETAVSDGTSAVVDAAVDAFERMQGDNAVDRARSWVHRPDALGAAAGRVLACRGGAQDATLVLAALREAVRGEGADAPTLWTLVDGTGRLGICIAAPVLRHVYRETGSSHLRGRAARALAVTDPSFAAGFAVECLWDCEESTREVAARHAETGDARVVDQLRRLAADPAEEDEVQTAVRSRIGPDA; from the coding sequence ATGTTCGACACCGTCATAGCGCCCAGCGGCACGCTGCTCGGCCTGCTCCAGCGGGGGCGGGGCGACGGCACACTGCACGCGCTCACCGCGCCTCGTGCCGAGGCCCTCGCCGCCCTGAACCACTGTGTGCTGAACGACCCCCGCCACGACTGGCAGGTGGAGAACCGCTCGCTGTACTACGCACGGCTCTACCTCGATCTGCACGGCGGCATCGAGGAGATCGAACGTCACCTGTTCGACGCCGAGGACGTGCTCGACACCGAGGAGTCACGCACGGGCCTCGCGCTCGCGGTCCTCGGCCACCTCGCCGCCTACGGCCGCGGTGACGCCCTGGCGCTCCTTCGCCGGTACGCCGCCACGGGCAGCAACTGGGCCTGGGCCCTCGACGAACTCGCCCTGCGCGACGGCGACTCGGGCCTGCGGGCCCTCGCCGAACCCGTCCTTGCCAGATTCCCCCGTACCCCCGAGGGCGAGACCGAGCTCGCCGCGGCCGTGCGCGACGCCTTCGAGCCCAGGCCCTGGCGGCTGTGGGCCGACGATCCGCGCGAGGCCGTCGCCACCCGCGTACGGTCGGCGAAGGAGCAGGGCTCCTTCGACCAGTGGCAGCGGCAGATGCGACCTACCGGGCCACGACCCGGGTGGAGCGTCCGCGCGGTCTTCGACTGGGCCGAGGAGGCCGTCGAGCGCGGCGCCGGGATGCACGTGCCCGCCGCCCGCTGCCTGGCCGCCGTCGCCGGCCCCCGCAACCGGCCCGAGATCATCGAGACCGCCCGCAACGGACTCGACGGCGCCCGCAGCACGGCATTGCGCTACCTCGCCGACACCGAGGATCCCGACGTACTGGATCTGATCGAGACGGCCGTCTCGGACGGCACCTCGGCTGTCGTGGACGCCGCCGTCGACGCCTTCGAGCGGATGCAGGGCGACAACGCCGTGGACCGCGCCCGGAGTTGGGTGCACCGACCCGACGCGCTCGGCGCCGCGGCCGGCCGGGTACTCGCCTGCCGGGGCGGCGCCCAGGACGCCACGCTCGTCCTCGCCGCACTGCGCGAGGCGGTACGAGGCGAAGGCGCCGACGCCCCCACCCTGTGGACCCTGGTCGACGGCACCGGCCGGCTCGGCATCTGCATCGCCGCGCCCGTCCTGCGCCACGTCTACCGCGAGACCGGCTCCTCGCACCTGCGGGGCCGCGCCGCACGCGCCCTGGCCGTCACCGACCCCTCGTTCGCCGCAGGCTTCGCCGTCGAATGCCTGTGGGACTGCGAGGAGTCCACCCGCGAGGTCGCCGCACGGCACGCCGAGACCGGTGATGCCCGCGTGGTCGACCAACTCCGCCGCCTGGCCGCCGATCCGGCCGAGGAGGACGAGGTGCAGACCGCGGTACGCAGCCGGATCGGGCCCGACGCCTGA
- the yczE gene encoding membrane protein YczE, producing the protein MGRATHTIRGHTLSASGTATGATPTPPRSRLTRRLLQLYIGLALYGASSALLVRSGLGLEPWNVLHQGIAERTGMTIGVVSIFVGAAVLLLWIPLRQRPGLGTVSNVFVVGIAMDGTLALVPDAHGLGLRIPLVVGGILLNGVATGLYISARFGPGPRDGLMTGLHQVTGRSIRLMRTAIEVAVVATGFVLGGTVGIGTVAYALAIGPLAQLFLRMFAIPSADGRSTVVAASPPKRAILRR; encoded by the coding sequence ATGGGTCGGGCCACTCACACCATCAGGGGGCACACCTTGTCCGCATCCGGGACCGCAACAGGGGCCACACCGACCCCGCCGCGCTCACGGCTCACCCGTCGTCTGCTGCAGCTGTACATCGGTCTGGCCCTGTACGGCGCGAGCTCGGCGCTGCTCGTACGTTCCGGCCTCGGCCTGGAGCCGTGGAACGTGCTGCACCAGGGGATCGCCGAGCGGACCGGGATGACCATCGGCGTTGTCTCGATCTTCGTCGGGGCTGCGGTCCTGCTCCTGTGGATTCCGCTGCGCCAGCGGCCCGGCCTCGGCACGGTCTCCAACGTCTTCGTGGTCGGCATCGCGATGGACGGCACGCTCGCGCTCGTTCCGGACGCACACGGTCTGGGGCTGCGCATCCCCCTCGTGGTCGGCGGCATCCTCCTCAACGGCGTCGCCACGGGCCTCTACATCTCCGCCCGTTTCGGCCCCGGCCCCCGGGACGGCCTGATGACCGGCCTGCACCAGGTCACCGGCCGCTCGATCCGGCTGATGCGCACCGCGATCGAGGTCGCGGTGGTGGCCACGGGCTTCGTACTCGGCGGCACCGTCGGCATCGGCACGGTCGCGTACGCGCTCGCCATCGGGCCGCTCGCCCAGCTCTTCCTACGGATGTTCGCCATCCCCTCGGCGGACGGCCGCAGCACCGTGGTCGCCGCCTCGCCACCGAAGCGGGCGATACTGCGGCGGTGA
- a CDS encoding RNA polymerase-binding protein RbpA, which produces MSERALRGTRLVVTSYETDRGIDLAPRQAVEYACEKGHRFEMPFSVEAEIPPEWECKVCGAQALLVDGDGPEEKKGKPARTHWDMLMERRTREELEEVLAERLAVLRSGAMNIAVHPRDTRKKSA; this is translated from the coding sequence ATGAGTGAGCGAGCTCTACGCGGCACGCGCCTCGTGGTGACCAGCTACGAGACCGACCGCGGCATCGACTTGGCTCCGCGCCAGGCCGTGGAGTACGCATGCGAGAAGGGCCATCGCTTTGAGATGCCCTTCTCGGTGGAGGCGGAAATCCCGCCGGAGTGGGAGTGCAAGGTCTGCGGGGCCCAGGCACTTCTCGTTGACGGCGATGGTCCCGAAGAGAAGAAGGGCAAGCCCGCGCGTACGCACTGGGACATGCTCATGGAGCGACGCACTCGCGAGGAGCTGGAGGAGGTCCTGGCCGAACGCCTGGCCGTCCTGCGCTCCGGTGCCATGAACATCGCGGTGCATCCGCGCGATACGCGCAAGAAGTCCGCGTAA
- a CDS encoding SCO1417 family MocR-like transcription factor has product MAQWTSAVGSTQLARLIKSQEDRPAGPGTRRPPAYRALADGIRLLVLEGRVPVAARLPAERELAQALTVSRTTVAAAYEALRGEGFLESRRGAGSWTAVPAGNPLPARGLEPLPPESLGSMIDLGCAALPAPEPWLTRAVQGALEELPPYAHTHGDYPAGLPALRQMIADRYTERGIPTMPEQIMVTTGAMGAIDAICHLFAGRGERIAVESPSYANILQLMRAAGARLVPVAMAEGLSGWELDRWRQVLRDAAPRLAYVVADFHNPTGALPDDDQRRQLVDAARGAGTVLIVDETMSEMWLDPGLELPRPVCSFDPAGSTVITVGSVSKAFWAGMRIGWVRAAPDVVRSLVAARAYADLGTPVVEQLAVNWLFSTGGWQAAVDLRRIQARENRDALVAAVRRELPDWEFEVPGGGLTLWVRAGGLSGSRLAEVGERVGVRVPSGPRFGVDGAFEGYVRLPFTVGGPLADEAASRLAAAARLVVSGAGTGAEPRTFVA; this is encoded by the coding sequence ATGGCGCAGTGGACTTCTGCGGTGGGCTCCACCCAGCTTGCCCGACTCATCAAGTCACAGGAAGACCGTCCCGCGGGCCCGGGCACCCGCCGCCCGCCCGCCTACCGGGCCCTCGCCGACGGCATCCGGCTCCTCGTCCTCGAGGGCCGTGTCCCGGTCGCCGCGAGGCTGCCCGCCGAGCGCGAGCTCGCGCAGGCGCTCACGGTGAGCCGGACGACGGTGGCCGCCGCGTACGAGGCGCTGCGCGGCGAGGGGTTCCTGGAGTCGCGCAGGGGAGCCGGGAGTTGGACCGCCGTCCCGGCCGGAAATCCGCTGCCCGCGCGGGGCCTCGAACCGCTGCCGCCCGAGTCGCTCGGCTCCATGATCGACCTCGGCTGTGCCGCCCTGCCCGCCCCCGAGCCCTGGCTCACCCGGGCCGTGCAGGGCGCCCTCGAGGAGCTGCCGCCGTACGCCCACACGCACGGCGACTACCCGGCCGGGCTGCCCGCGCTGCGCCAGATGATCGCCGACCGGTACACGGAGCGCGGCATTCCGACGATGCCCGAGCAGATCATGGTCACCACCGGGGCCATGGGCGCGATCGACGCCATCTGTCATCTGTTCGCGGGGCGCGGTGAGCGGATCGCCGTCGAGTCGCCTTCGTACGCCAACATCCTCCAGCTCATGCGCGCGGCCGGCGCCCGCCTTGTGCCCGTGGCCATGGCGGAGGGGCTGAGCGGCTGGGAGTTGGACCGCTGGCGGCAGGTGCTGCGGGACGCGGCGCCCCGACTGGCCTATGTCGTCGCCGACTTCCACAACCCGACCGGGGCGCTGCCGGACGACGACCAGCGCCGCCAGCTCGTGGACGCGGCGCGCGGGGCGGGCACGGTGCTCATCGTCGACGAGACGATGTCCGAGATGTGGCTCGATCCCGGGCTCGAACTGCCGCGCCCCGTCTGTTCCTTCGACCCGGCGGGTTCCACGGTCATCACGGTCGGCTCGGTGAGCAAGGCCTTCTGGGCGGGGATGCGCATCGGCTGGGTGCGGGCGGCTCCCGACGTGGTCCGGTCGCTGGTTGCGGCGCGCGCGTACGCGGACCTGGGTACGCCCGTCGTGGAGCAGCTCGCGGTCAACTGGCTGTTCAGTACGGGGGGTTGGCAGGCCGCGGTCGACCTTCGGCGGATCCAGGCCAGGGAGAACCGGGACGCGCTGGTCGCCGCGGTGCGCCGGGAGCTGCCCGACTGGGAGTTCGAGGTGCCCGGCGGCGGCCTGACGCTGTGGGTGCGCGCGGGCGGGCTGTCAGGGTCGCGCCTTGCCGAGGTGGGGGAGCGGGTCGGGGTGCGGGTGCCCTCGGGGCCGCGGTTCGGGGTGGACGGGGCCTTCGAGGGGTATGTGCGGCTGCCGTTCACGGTGGGCGGGCCGCTGGCCGACGAGGCGGCGTCGCGGCTCGCGGCCGCTGCCCGGCTGGTGGTGTCCGGGGCGGGGACGGGTGCCGAGCCGCGGACGTTCGTGGCGTGA
- a CDS encoding glycerophosphodiester phosphodiesterase, with protein MSPRIRHPYLDHPGPLAFAHRGGAADGLENTAAAFRRAVDSGYRYLETDVHATADGRLVAFHDATLDRVTDAGGRIADLKWSDVRHARVAGSEPMPLFEDLLEAFPEARWNVDVKAEPALHPLLDLIRRTGAWDRVCVGSFSEARVARAQRLAGPRLATSFGTRGVVGLRLRSYGIPAALRRSAVAAQVPESQSGIRVVDHRFVKTAHALGLQVHVWTVNDRERMAALLDLGVDGIMTDHLGTLIEVLKERGAWD; from the coding sequence GTGAGCCCGCGCATACGCCACCCCTATCTGGACCACCCCGGACCGCTCGCCTTCGCCCATCGCGGCGGGGCGGCCGACGGCCTGGAGAACACCGCGGCCGCCTTCCGGCGCGCGGTCGACTCCGGCTACCGCTATCTGGAGACCGATGTGCACGCCACGGCCGACGGCCGGCTCGTGGCGTTCCACGACGCGACCCTCGACCGCGTGACGGACGCCGGCGGCCGCATCGCCGACCTGAAGTGGAGCGACGTGCGCCACGCGCGCGTGGCGGGCAGTGAGCCCATGCCGCTCTTCGAGGACCTCCTGGAGGCCTTCCCCGAGGCCCGCTGGAATGTCGACGTCAAGGCCGAGCCCGCCCTTCACCCCCTGCTCGACCTGATCCGCCGCACCGGCGCCTGGGACCGCGTGTGCGTCGGCTCGTTCTCCGAGGCCCGCGTCGCCCGGGCCCAGCGCCTGGCCGGTCCGCGCCTGGCGACCTCGTTCGGCACCCGGGGCGTCGTGGGCCTGCGGCTGCGCTCGTACGGCATCCCGGCCGCCCTGCGCCGCTCCGCCGTGGCCGCCCAGGTGCCGGAGAGCCAGTCGGGCATCCGCGTCGTCGACCACCGCTTCGTGAAGACCGCGCACGCCCTGGGTCTGCAGGTGCACGTCTGGACGGTCAACGACCGCGAGCGGATGGCCGCCCTCCTCGACCTCGGGGTGGATGGCATCATGACCGATCATCTCGGCACTCTGATCGAGGTGTTGAAGGAGCGCGGCGCCTGGGACTGA